Part of the Vibrio ishigakensis genome, GTTTTCGCTTTTGCTGCTTCGCCTTGCAATGAACGAACTTGGCCTTGGGTAGTTGCGATAGCCTTAAAGTTAGTTGCTACTTTTTGGCTGTTCTCATTGGCGGTTGCCATTGCTGTTGAAGCGATATGTGTATTTGTGTCGCGTTGAGTTTTCGCTTTTGTTGCTTCGCCTTGCAATGAACGAACTTGGCCTTGGGTAGTTGCGATAGCCTTAAAGTTAGTTGCTACTTTTTGGCTGTTCTCATTGGCGGTTGCCATTGCTGTTGAGGCGATATGTGTATTTGTGTCGCGTTGAGTTTTCGCTTTTGCTGCTTCGCCTTGCAATGAACGAACTTGGCCTTGGGTAGTTGCGATAGCCTTAAAGTTAGTTGCTACTTTTTGGCTGTTCTCATTGGCGGTTGCCATTGCTGTTGAAGCGATATGTGTATTTGTGTCGCGTTGAGTTTTCGCTTTTGTTGCTTCGCCTTGCAATGAACGAACTTGGCCTTGGGTAGTTGCGATAGCCTTAAAGTTAGTTGCTACTTTTTGGCTGTTCTCATTGGCGGTTGCCATTGCTGTTGAGGCGATATGTGTATTTGTGTCGCGTTGAGTTTTCGCTTTTGCTGCTTCGCCTTGCAATGAACGAACTTGGCCTTGGGTAGTTGCGATAGCCTTAAAGTTAGTTGCTACTTTTTGGCTGTTCTCATTGGCGGTTGCCATTGCTGTTGAAGCGATATGTGTATTTGTGTCGCGTTGAGTTTTCGCTTTTGTTGCTTCGCCTTGCAATGAACGAACTTGGCCTTGGGTAGTTGCGATAGCCTTAAAGTTAGTTGCTACTTTTTGGCTGTTCTCATTGGCGGTTGCCATTGCTGTTGAGGCGATATGTGTATTTGTGTCGCGTTGAGTTTTCGCTTTTGCTGCTTCGCCTTGCAATGAACGAACTTGGCCTTGGGTAGTTGCGATAGCCTTAAAGTTAGTTGCTACTTTTTGGCTGTTCTCATTGGCGGTTGCCATTGCTGTTGAAGCGATATGTGTATTTGTGTCGCGTTGAGTTTTCGCTTTTGTTGCTTCGCCTTGCAATGAACGAACTTGGCCTTGGGTAGTTGCGATAGCCTTAAAGTTAGTTGCTACTTTTTGGCTGTTCTCATTGGCGGTTGCCATTGCTGTTGAAGCGATATGCGTATTGGTATCGCGTTGAGCTTTCATTTTTGTGGCTTCGCCTTGCAGCGAACGAACTTGGTCTTGAGTAGTCGCGATTGTCTGCTCGTTCGCATCAATGCGATCAGAGTTTTCTTGTATTTTGGCGGTGCTAGCGCCCACGACGCTCTCAACTTGTTTTAGAGTTTGCTGAATTTTAGCGCGCTCACCTTTCTCAGTATTCAATCTAGTTGATACGGCTGAGATTTCATCTGCGTTTGACTTTGTTGACGACTCTGCACGCATGGCGATGGATTTTGCATCATTAGCGGTAACTTGGCTGTCTTGAGCAACAGCAAGAGTTTGAGTGATTGCATTTGAGTTATCTTGAATCTTTGCATGAGCCGCAGTCATTTCTGCATGTTGCTTTGCTCGAACATGAGAGATTAAGTCATCTTGTTTCTTATCAACCTCGGCTTGCGCGTCAGCCTGTGCCATAGACGCGCGAATGTTGTCTAGTTGCGCATTTCCACTTGTGTGCAGATGGCTAACTTTATTTTGGTTGTTGGTAGAGAATGTACCAGCAGTTGCTTGCTTGCCATCCATTGAGAAGATTGCGCGGTTGCCATCTGGTGTCATTACTTTACCAACGCCATTGATGCCATCCAGTTGTGAGATGCTTGAACCATCAACGTGTTGGGGTGTAGTTGCGGCCATTGCCCCAGCAGAAAGCGTAGTAGCAACGGCAGTTGCAATTAGAGTTAGTTTATTCATTGAATTATTTTCCACCAATTCGAACTAGTGTTTTAACCATCGATTCCTGGCTCGAACACATTTAAGTGAATAGAGAGGGAGTAATTCCTTTGCTGAAACTAAACATTCAGCCCGGCTAGCGGTGTACCCCCCTTATTTGGGGCAATTTAAACAGCAATAAGCCTCCGAAAAGATGAACAGTTAGTGCACTGGTTGTCGTGTTTATTTTGTATGAAGGAAAAGATGAACTCTCATAGATTCGATTAGTAGGCGTGTTCTAGGAATAGCTGTAGTCGAGGAATAACTTGTTTTTCAGGCTTGGCGCAAAAGGGCCAACTTTTGTCGCTTCTATACGTTATCTTGTCGCTATCAAAAGTAATGATAAGTAAATATGTGTGAAGAAGATGAAGCGGGTTTGATTGAAAGCATACTGGGGGGATTGTTTATCTTCTTTGGTGTGATGCTCTTCTTCAAGGTGATTGCAATGGCGTTTGCGATTGCTTTTGAGTTGCTGAAGTTGGCATTCAACTGTTGCCTCTATATTTTGAGCTTGGTTTCAAACAAGTTTGATATGGCTAAGGTACGAGCATCGAGTATGGGCAGTTTTGATCAACGTCAGGAGATGGCAGCAGGCCTATCTATTCTTTTGATTGCGGCTCTGATCATCGGCGCGATATTTGCTACCCAAGGAAATTCTAGCGTTCAAGCATCGCCAAAATATCAGACTCGATCTAGCTACATGAATGAACGTCGTGTTGAGGTTACGGCACTTAGATTGAATGCGCGCCTTGAGCCGAATAGCCAGTCTAAAATCCTTTTTCAACTGAATAAAGGAACCCAACTCCCTGTCAAAATGACTCAGGGCAGATGGACACTGATAGAGAAGTCCGGTAAGCGAGCTTGGGTGCATAGTGCGTATTTAAAGACCTTAAAGTAATTATTCGATAAGCGAATAATTCTTAATGATTAAATGTCATTGGATGAAAGTTAGTTGACGGCTTATCTTTACGTTGCTGGCGAGAAGAAAATAGATTTTCAAATGAAACTCGCGAGTAACCTATTGTTTAAAAATAGGAAAAGGACTTTCCGTCTAATCAAATGAGGTCGTATGAAAGCACTAAAACTGACAGCGTTGGCACTGGCTACAGGTTCACTAATGGCATGTTCTGCATTTCAATCTGAGGATACAAAGCAACAAGCAGCTACTCAGCAAACAGAGACACTAGAAGTAACCGAACAGAACTTCACTCATGCGGAAACGGCTCGTAATTTCCGCAACTGGTCAAGCAAGGGTGCAACTCAGCAGTTTGTTAAGATGCAAGGCCTACCACCACGTGGTAAAGCAGCACCAACGGTACAGATGAACGATGACACTCTATACGGTGTTGCTATCGTTAAGTCCGTTAATGGAGAGATCACTTTCTCTATTCCAGAAACCAATAACTATATGGCCGTTCAGGTAGTGACTGAGCGTGGTCATGGTCAGCATTATGTTGTTGAAGACGGCGAGTATAAGCTACCAGTTGAGTCAGAATACGCCTTCCTTATCTATCGTTCAGGCACTGAAAACGGCATCGAGAATGCGGTCGCTCAACTGGATAAAGTTGACGTAAGTGATTTCAATTTTGCGACAGATTATAAGGTGCATCCTTATGATTACGCTGAAGTAGAGCAGTGGGTGAAGAAATACACCACTGAAGTAAACAATATGTCTAAGTTTACTTATACCTTCCCACGCACCTCTGATGCGGTAACGGATCTTCATCAGTGGAACTTGGAAAACGCAGCGGGTTGGGGCGGTGCTAGTCCTGAGGCGTTTGTTGGTAACAAATACTCGAACAGCCCAAAAATGAAAGCTGATGTGTGTTATACCACTACCTTTGCAGACCCTGAGAATAAGTTCTTCACGTCTATCACCGCTTATGATGCAGACAAGTATCTGATGGAGGGCGTGCGCAACATCAACTCTCACACTTGGGAGAAGAATTCGGACGGCACCATTACGGTATCATTTAACTGTGGTGATGATGCGAAGAATAATATCGATACTAAAGGCCAAGATTTCACCTTTACCACTCGTCATTATGGTGTAAATCAAAAGGTGATGGATGCAAGTGAGGACCCAATTATCGCTGGTATCAAGTCTTAATTTAAAACATCAAACTTGTATTAAGCCCCGTTACTTAGGTAGCGGGGCTTTTTAATGTTCTACATTTATTAGCAATGACCAAGGAATGGGAACACGCGATGCAAAATAGCTTTGTCTGGACAGACTTATCGACCTTTGATTTGGACTCGGCGCAGGACTTTTACCGCAACCTGTTAGGCTGGAGCTATCAAGACTTAGGCGAGGGATATCTGAGCTGTGAGGCGAGCAAAATCCCAGTTTCTGGTCTCTATACCATGCCAGAGAAATTTCAGAATATAGGCATGCCGCCATTTTGGATGTCTTATATCCAAGTTTCTGATCTCGAGCAGACGGTCGGACTTGCTGAACAACATGGCGCTAAGGTTGAGGTAAGGCCGACAAGTGCATCGGGAGGGGGCCAGGTAGCGCTGATCAGAGACCCGTCAGGTGCGGGTTTTACCTGCTATCAAGGCGATGCTTTCTCTCCTAAAAATGCGAGTTTGATTCATGGTACTCAGGTGTGGAATGAACTTCACGTATCTGACTTAACTCTGATTAAGGACTTTTATGAAAAGGTGTTTGATTGGCGTATAGAGGCATCCGATGAAAATGAACGATATCAGGTGTTTAGCCAAGATAAGCCGATTGCGGGTATTCAAGTCACTCCAAATGAAATAAAGGGTGATAAAGAGTATTGGGGTGTCTATTTCCTGGTTGATAGCTTGGACAAAGCGACAGTACGGATACAAGAGATGGGAGGTGAGCTAGTCGGTGATCAGCCAATGGGGGATCGAAGAGCGGTTCTGGCTTATGACAATCAGGGGGCGGCTTTCTATCTAGTCGAGCCTGAGACACAAGACTCTTTGAGTCGCAAATCAAAACCCAAATGGAGAGCGATCTTAGGGCTATGCCTTGTCGTTGTAGCTGTAATTACAGAGATGAACTGGATATGGGGCGCTCTATTTCTGAGTTGGGTTATACCGGATATCTACACTGCGTCGACACACTTCTTCGAACCTGTGCAGCGAAAACACAATCCCATTATCTACTGGCTGATTATAGGCACTTGGCTGTTGCTCTCGGTGTATATGTTGTTTTGGTGGTGATGAAGGAAGGGAAAGCTACTGACTTTCCCTTTTTAACTTTTCGGTGTGACTATTTTCTCTCACCAATTGGCACCATTATGTGTGCGTAGGGCGTTCCTTTCCACATAACATAAGGCCCGCCTTGGCTAGGGGCGGTCGGTAGTGACTCTAACAGAGCAGCGTCTGGCGTAATGATCATCAAGTGAGGCCCTTCAACAATCCACTGGTTGTCGTCGGTTTCCTCTGTGTCATATGGGTTTATGTTACTGGCGCCACCATCACCAGCTAGCATGTAGGAAATGCCGATGGCTTTGGCTTGGAACGGCTCTTTACTTGTCCAAGCTTTTGCCCATTCCATCCAAGGACCGTCCATACACATTGGCGCAACGCCTGTCATATGTGGTGGGGTTGGAAAACAGGTGTATTGGCCAGTCCCTTTTTGCAATACATTCTGCTCCCAATCTAAAACAGTGACTTTATCTCTTAACGTCGGAGGAGCGGCACTAAGCGCTTCTTCTAATAGACCTTGTTGGTTGTCGGCAGCATATCCGTTAAAGCTATATGCGATAGCGAGTGTCAGCGCTGTCACAAGGGGGGAACTAAATTTCATAGAAATACCCTCATATTTTTCAGCAAACAGTGTAGATATCACAGTAAATTATAGTTCAGCTCGGTAGGTGCTTCTCTTCTCTCAAGCGTCATCAGAGAGCCCAGAGGATGGGCAGATTGAATAAGAGTCAAACAAAAAAAGAGTGAGTCAAATGACGCACTCTTCAATAAATCGGGTTAGGTACCCAGTGATTAGCAGTCCCTTTATACAAAACCACTACCGCCAGAACGTTCGCTAGGGTCATCCCAGTCGTATCCGCCACCACCAGAGCGTTCGCTCGGATCATCCCAATCGTAACCACCACCGCCGGATCTTTCACTTGGGTCGTCCCATTGATAGCCGTTTGCTGAATTCTCGGTAGGATTGATCAGCGCAAAGCAGCCACCTGTTTTCTCACTCGGATCTTCCCAAGTGTAGCCACCACGTTTTTCTTCATGGTCACTGCAAGAGTATGCATTTTGGGGATTGGCCATTGGGTTTGCGTTGATATCCTTCGCAAATACAGCGGGGGCAACGAACAGAGATGTTATCAGTAGAGTAGATAGAGTTTTCATTGTTTCACCTATATAGCTTTTCTCTCGATGATTGGATCACATTCTCTGCCGATATAGAGTTCCTTGTGCCCGAAATATATCTCGTGACTGGCTTAGAGAAAGCCTGAATCCTTTTTGGATTCTTCGTAAGTCAGAAAATGTGTGTGTATTTAGTGTTTATCTTTCCGTCGCTCTAAGCGATTCAGTTTAAACCTAACACTGAGTTTGTACGGGGAATTGGGTTAGATGGATTAGAGATGGTTGCCTGTGTTGGCACTAGATGGTTACAGGAGAAATGACAGCCTTGGTTACAGTCTTAAGCATTGGTTTCTTTTCGGTACTGTTTATATGTCACTCTCCACAACTGCATTTCTGATCTCCCATCTCACCTTGACCAATGCCTTTATTTGGGAGTATCCATCCCATCTGGTCGCATCAAGCAGTCCGAATGTGGGCTCGCGAGCGTGCCCTGTGGCTGCAGAATTTATCAACTCGGGAGTGAGTCAAGCTCAGGTACCGCTCTCCACAGAAGCAAAGATTGGCACTATGGCGCTGGTTGAGAAAGAGGGTAAGCGGTACATAATTGGCCTTCATGGAGAGCAGAGCCACACCAAGGCCAGAATAGAAGATGCCAAAGAGATTTTTATGGAATCCAAATTCTAATTTGATGCTTCCGGCTATGCGAGGAGCGACATCGAGTCCAGTTGCGCCTCCATCAGAAGTAAAACAATACTTGCGTAATTGGTAGTTGAGCTAGGATCCCTTATCT contains:
- a CDS encoding VOC family protein, whose translation is MQNSFVWTDLSTFDLDSAQDFYRNLLGWSYQDLGEGYLSCEASKIPVSGLYTMPEKFQNIGMPPFWMSYIQVSDLEQTVGLAEQHGAKVEVRPTSASGGGQVALIRDPSGAGFTCYQGDAFSPKNASLIHGTQVWNELHVSDLTLIKDFYEKVFDWRIEASDENERYQVFSQDKPIAGIQVTPNEIKGDKEYWGVYFLVDSLDKATVRIQEMGGELVGDQPMGDRRAVLAYDNQGAAFYLVEPETQDSLSRKSKPKWRAILGLCLVVVAVITEMNWIWGALFLSWVIPDIYTASTHFFEPVQRKHNPIIYWLIIGTWLLLSVYMLFWW
- a CDS encoding SH3 domain-containing protein gives rise to the protein MCEEDEAGLIESILGGLFIFFGVMLFFKVIAMAFAIAFELLKLAFNCCLYILSLVSNKFDMAKVRASSMGSFDQRQEMAAGLSILLIAALIIGAIFATQGNSSVQASPKYQTRSSYMNERRVEVTALRLNARLEPNSQSKILFQLNKGTQLPVKMTQGRWTLIEKSGKRAWVHSAYLKTLK
- a CDS encoding DUF1214 domain-containing protein; its protein translation is MKALKLTALALATGSLMACSAFQSEDTKQQAATQQTETLEVTEQNFTHAETARNFRNWSSKGATQQFVKMQGLPPRGKAAPTVQMNDDTLYGVAIVKSVNGEITFSIPETNNYMAVQVVTERGHGQHYVVEDGEYKLPVESEYAFLIYRSGTENGIENAVAQLDKVDVSDFNFATDYKVHPYDYAEVEQWVKKYTTEVNNMSKFTYTFPRTSDAVTDLHQWNLENAAGWGGASPEAFVGNKYSNSPKMKADVCYTTTFADPENKFFTSITAYDADKYLMEGVRNINSHTWEKNSDGTITVSFNCGDDAKNNIDTKGQDFTFTTRHYGVNQKVMDASEDPIIAGIKS
- a CDS encoding YadA-like family protein; the protein is MNKLTLIATAVATTLSAGAMAATTPQHVDGSSISQLDGINGVGKVMTPDGNRAIFSMDGKQATAGTFSTNNQNKVSHLHTSGNAQLDNIRASMAQADAQAEVDKKQDDLISHVRAKQHAEMTAAHAKIQDNSNAITQTLAVAQDSQVTANDAKSIAMRAESSTKSNADEISAVSTRLNTEKGERAKIQQTLKQVESVVGASTAKIQENSDRIDANEQTIATTQDQVRSLQGEATKMKAQRDTNTHIASTAMATANENSQKVATNFKAIATTQGQVRSLQGEATKAKTQRDTNTHIASTAMATANENSQKVATNFKAIATTQGQVRSLQGEAAKAKTQRDTNTHIASTAMATANENSQKVATNFKAIATTQGQVRSLQGEATKAKTQRDTNTHIASTAMATANENSQKVATNFKAIATTQGQVRSLQGEAAKAKTQRDTNTHIASTAMATANENSQKVATNFKAIATTQGQVRSLQGEATKAKTQRDTNTHIASTAMATANENSQKVATNFKAIATTQGQVRSLQGEAAKAKTQRDTNTHIASTAMATANENSQKVATNFKAIATTQGQVRSLQGEATKAKTQRDTNTHIASTAMATANENSQKVATNFKAIATTQGQVRSLQGEAAKAKTQRDTNTHIASTAMATANENSQKVATNFKAIATTQGQVRSLQGEATKAKTQRDTNTHIASTAMATANENSQKVATNFKAIATTQGQVRANREQVVQTQKVVSANNVQIHHNSDQIAHNSKTITENHNAIQSNNHKIGQNSQDIAQNSQDIKDLRKAFEHQAEVMDGAMAQGIATSSLVMPYNVGKISTTVALGHSGSADAIAGGLGMRFTENFTARANVAYDTGSENVSVGAGVGYEW